One genomic segment of Nonomuraea coxensis DSM 45129 includes these proteins:
- a CDS encoding TIGR03621 family F420-dependent LLM class oxidoreductase produces MTGARTRFGVVLIAEHATRKEWIGRCRRAEALGFDVIAVPDHLNLLSPFPTAVLAAEATERPAIGTYVLNASFHRPALLARDVATAAGLLGDRFELGLGTGYVEAEFAAAGLPFDPATRVARLAALARALDRLPARPPLLIGGHGDRVLRLAARHADVAGFTGARHRPEYGRTALVTAGALLERVAYLRAAAGERATRLELNVLSKATVLTRDRRAGVESLRRYAPDLTTEELLEVPTLFVGTPAQIAEQVRADEERFGFTYVTVMDSAMDAFGQVIERLR; encoded by the coding sequence GTGACCGGAGCCAGGACCAGGTTCGGGGTCGTGCTCATCGCCGAGCACGCCACCAGGAAGGAATGGATCGGCCGCTGCCGCCGCGCCGAGGCGCTGGGCTTCGACGTGATCGCGGTGCCCGACCACCTCAACCTCCTGTCGCCCTTCCCCACCGCCGTGCTCGCCGCAGAGGCCACCGAACGCCCGGCGATCGGCACGTACGTGCTCAACGCCAGCTTCCACCGCCCCGCCCTGCTCGCCAGGGACGTCGCCACCGCCGCCGGCCTCCTCGGCGACCGCTTCGAGCTGGGGCTCGGCACCGGCTACGTCGAGGCCGAGTTCGCCGCCGCCGGGCTGCCCTTCGACCCGGCCACCCGGGTCGCCCGCCTGGCCGCGCTGGCCCGCGCCCTCGACCGGCTGCCCGCCCGGCCGCCGCTCCTGATCGGCGGGCACGGCGACCGCGTGCTCCGCCTCGCCGCCCGGCACGCCGACGTGGCCGGGTTCACCGGCGCCCGCCACCGCCCCGAGTACGGCCGCACCGCGCTCGTCACCGCAGGGGCGCTGCTGGAGCGGGTGGCGTACCTGCGGGCCGCGGCCGGCGAGCGGGCCACCCGGCTGGAGCTCAACGTGCTGTCGAAGGCCACGGTGCTGACCCGCGACCGGCGCGCGGGCGTGGAGAGCCTGCGCCGCTACGCCCCCGACCTCACCACCGAGGAGCTTCTGGAGGTGCCGACCCTGTTCGTCGGCACGCCGGCGCAGATCGCCGAGCAGGTGCGCGCGGACGAGGAACGCTTCGGCTTCACGTACGTCACCGTCATGGACTCCGCCATGGACGCCTTCGGGCAGGTCATCGAGCGGCTGCGCTGA
- a CDS encoding 4'-phosphopantetheinyl transferase family protein, with amino-acid sequence MIEEILPATVMAFDAFTDPPGITLFPEEAELVRRAAEKRRREFTTARHCAHRALDRLGVPPVPVLTGAHGEPAWPPGVVGSITHCAGYRAAAVGAAPYAIGIDAEPDGPLPPGVLEAVAVPEECEHLRRLAAEHPGPSWDRLLFSAKESVYKAWYPLARRWLDFQDAVIDLDPVRGTFDARLLVTGPCWQGGRVSGFTGRWTAARGLVLTAIAMTAPPDARKAA; translated from the coding sequence GTGATCGAGGAGATCCTGCCCGCCACCGTCATGGCCTTCGACGCTTTCACCGACCCGCCGGGAATCACGCTCTTCCCCGAGGAGGCCGAGCTGGTCCGGCGGGCCGCCGAGAAACGCCGCAGGGAGTTCACCACCGCCCGCCACTGCGCCCACCGCGCGTTGGACCGCCTCGGCGTGCCCCCCGTCCCGGTGCTGACCGGCGCCCACGGGGAGCCCGCCTGGCCGCCCGGGGTCGTCGGCAGCATCACCCACTGCGCCGGCTACCGCGCCGCCGCCGTCGGCGCCGCGCCGTACGCCATCGGGATCGACGCCGAGCCCGACGGGCCGCTGCCGCCCGGCGTGCTGGAGGCCGTCGCGGTGCCCGAGGAGTGCGAGCACCTGCGCCGGCTGGCCGCCGAGCACCCCGGCCCGAGCTGGGACCGGCTGCTGTTCAGCGCCAAGGAGTCGGTCTACAAGGCGTGGTACCCGCTGGCCAGGCGCTGGCTCGACTTCCAGGACGCGGTGATCGACCTCGACCCCGTACGCGGCACCTTCGACGCCCGCCTCCTCGTCACCGGGCCCTGCTGGCAGGGCGGGCGGGTCAGCGGCTTCACCGGCCGCTGGACGGCCGCCCGCGGCCTGGTGCTGACGGCGATCGCCATGACCGCCCCACCCGACGCCAGGAAGGCGGCCTGA
- a CDS encoding aldo/keto reductase: MRYTRLGPEGPVVSVLGLGSLALSGAYGRVDQGEAGRLIHRAVDAGVTLLDTADFYAAGGVESLIGRALAGRHEHVVVSTRGGVRLPRPAGRAVFDGDPDFLEQSCHASLRRLRTDCIDLYYLHCQDDRVPLEASMTRLADLVRAGKIRHVGLSNGTPEQIKRAHAVHEVCAVGVEFSLWGPPPSPVLLDTARELNIAVVAARPLGRGFLTGRLRRPARLGPGDWRQADPRFRPEHRRFADRRLRALESVAAQLDLGTGRLALSWLFSQGEHVVPVPSTRDQVHLEMNLAAAAVRLPPHIIDALAGSPPAAHYDQSPSALL; encoded by the coding sequence GTGCGATACACGAGGTTGGGTCCCGAGGGGCCGGTGGTCTCCGTCCTCGGCCTCGGCTCGCTCGCCCTCAGCGGGGCCTACGGCAGGGTCGACCAGGGTGAGGCGGGGCGGCTGATCCACCGGGCGGTCGACGCGGGCGTCACGCTGCTCGACACCGCCGACTTCTACGCCGCGGGCGGGGTGGAGAGCCTGATCGGCAGGGCGCTGGCCGGCCGGCACGAGCACGTGGTGGTCAGCACCAGGGGCGGCGTGCGCCTGCCGCGGCCGGCGGGCCGGGCGGTCTTCGACGGCGACCCCGACTTCCTTGAACAGTCCTGCCACGCCTCGCTGCGCCGCCTGCGCACCGACTGCATCGACCTCTACTACCTGCACTGCCAGGACGACCGGGTGCCGCTGGAGGCCAGCATGACCCGGCTGGCGGACCTGGTGCGGGCCGGCAAGATCCGGCACGTGGGCCTGTCCAACGGCACACCCGAGCAGATCAAGCGGGCGCACGCGGTGCACGAGGTGTGCGCGGTCGGCGTCGAGTTCTCGCTGTGGGGCCCGCCCCCGTCACCCGTCCTGCTCGACACCGCGCGCGAGCTCAACATCGCCGTGGTCGCCGCCCGCCCGCTGGGCAGGGGCTTCCTCACCGGCCGGCTGCGCCGGCCCGCGCGGCTCGGGCCGGGCGACTGGCGGCAGGCCGATCCCCGCTTCCGGCCCGAGCACCGGCGCTTCGCCGACCGGCGGCTGCGGGCGCTGGAGTCCGTGGCGGCCCAGCTCGACCTCGGCACCGGCCGGCTCGCGCTGAGCTGGCTGTTCTCGCAGGGCGAGCACGTCGTGCCGGTGCCGAGCACCCGTGACCAGGTGCACCTGGAGATGAACCTCGCCGCCGCGGCGGTCCGGCTGCCGCCGCACATCATCGACGCGCTCGCCGGTTCGCCGCCCGCCGCCCACTACGATCAGTCGCCCTCGGCCCTGCTCTGA
- a CDS encoding response regulator encodes MLVDDHALFREGLREILESDGDIAVVGEAGDSEGAVSAVARTRPDVVLLDVEIPGDEVTETVARMRTSSPDSRIIILSMYDGPQLLTRLLVAGIRGYLLKSVHRHELLAAVHSVHEDASRIVLAVSTHSLAHVESPRSGVLSDKEVEVLQLAAQALSNAQIARRLGVAEATVKRHMRNIFVKLNAVSRIDAVNKAVAASLIQPQSRAEGD; translated from the coding sequence GTGCTGGTCGACGACCACGCGCTCTTCCGCGAAGGGCTGCGCGAGATCCTGGAGTCCGACGGCGACATCGCCGTCGTGGGCGAGGCGGGCGACTCCGAGGGCGCGGTCTCCGCGGTCGCGCGCACCCGCCCCGACGTCGTGCTGCTCGACGTCGAGATCCCCGGCGACGAGGTCACCGAGACCGTCGCCAGGATGCGCACGTCCTCGCCGGACAGCCGGATCATCATCCTCAGCATGTACGACGGCCCGCAGCTCCTCACCCGGCTGCTCGTCGCCGGCATCCGCGGCTACCTGCTGAAGAGCGTCCACCGCCACGAGCTGCTCGCCGCCGTGCACAGCGTCCACGAGGACGCCTCGCGCATCGTGCTGGCCGTCTCCACCCACAGCCTGGCCCACGTCGAGTCGCCGCGCAGCGGCGTGCTGTCGGACAAGGAGGTGGAGGTGCTGCAGCTCGCGGCGCAGGCGCTGAGCAACGCGCAGATCGCCCGCCGGCTGGGCGTGGCGGAGGCCACCGTGAAGCGGCACATGCGCAACATCTTCGTCAAGCTCAACGCGGTCTCGCGGATCGACGCGGTCAACAAGGCGGTGGCCGCGTCGCTGATCCAGCCTCAGAGCAGGGCCGAGGGCGACTGA
- a CDS encoding sensor histidine kinase: protein MARRIADESCTPAEHFVLAVAGMEESLSRRIRESADSYHSFLLNQVHRAQEEERRRIARELHDRIGHGISVAHQQLALSEAYRVADSARASAKISVVQQAILETMENLRQLTSELHPQTSLRGLEKALMGFLEAVEDDGVNVALAVGGDESWADPRVLDEAFLIVREAVRNALTHGAPTMVLIRVNIAPHELSASVQDNGRGFDPVAVRGRGGVGLTSMRERAELLGGRAIVSSEPGQGCLVELFIPLARQSGGRGDV from the coding sequence ATGGCGCGCAGAATAGCCGACGAGTCCTGCACCCCCGCCGAACACTTCGTCCTGGCCGTCGCCGGCATGGAGGAGAGCCTGTCGCGGCGCATCCGCGAGTCCGCCGACAGCTACCACAGCTTCCTGCTCAACCAGGTCCACCGCGCCCAGGAGGAGGAGCGCCGGCGCATCGCCCGCGAGCTGCACGACCGCATCGGCCACGGCATCAGCGTCGCCCACCAGCAGCTCGCCCTGTCGGAGGCCTACCGGGTCGCCGACTCCGCGCGCGCCTCCGCCAAGATCAGCGTGGTGCAGCAGGCCATCCTGGAGACCATGGAGAACCTGCGCCAGCTCACCTCCGAGCTGCACCCGCAGACCTCGCTGCGCGGCCTGGAGAAGGCGCTGATGGGCTTCCTGGAGGCGGTCGAGGACGACGGCGTCAACGTCGCGCTCGCCGTCGGCGGCGACGAGTCGTGGGCCGACCCCCGGGTCCTCGACGAGGCGTTCCTCATCGTGCGCGAGGCGGTGCGCAACGCGCTCACCCACGGCGCCCCGACGATGGTCCTGATCCGGGTCAACATCGCCCCCCACGAGCTGTCCGCCTCCGTGCAGGACAACGGGCGGGGCTTCGACCCGGTCGCCGTGCGCGGGCGCGGCGGGGTCGGCCTGACCTCCATGCGGGAGCGGGCCGAGCTGCTCGGCGGCCGGGCGATCGTCTCCAGCGAGCCGGGGCAGGGCTGCCTGGTCGAGCTGTTCATCCCTCTGGCGAGGCAGTCCGGTGGCCGCGGCGACGTCTGA
- a CDS encoding UbiA family prenyltransferase, protein MTAILRVAVLCVAEARPLVLAVSLLRFLTGAALAVPVAAAPDPRTVLRGAAAWVLSILAVYLFNGVTDVVEDRVNGSGRPIARGDLQQGHALAAAVVAGCLALLATVGLPAAMLWVVAGNLALGYLYSGPPLPLKGSAGGTMAVLCLSGMLAYGGGFIVATAGADAAVPPALVVFAAGAICWMVFVGVPAKDLSDIQGDAAAGRRTLGVRVGERRSRRVMVVAALALLVAFALAVALLRVPLVGVALAMAVGVAAVTAAGLRRPAPAPGDGAVEGRSSRRRSYGAFMGAQHLVHLTALVCHI, encoded by the coding sequence ATGACGGCCATCCTTCGCGTTGCCGTGCTCTGCGTCGCCGAGGCGCGCCCCCTGGTCCTGGCGGTCTCCCTGCTCCGCTTCCTGACCGGCGCCGCCCTCGCCGTCCCCGTCGCCGCCGCCCCCGACCCGCGCACGGTCCTGCGCGGGGCGGCCGCCTGGGTGCTGTCCATCCTCGCCGTCTACCTCTTCAACGGCGTCACCGACGTCGTCGAGGACCGTGTCAACGGCTCCGGCCGGCCGATCGCCCGCGGCGACCTCCAGCAGGGCCACGCCCTGGCCGCCGCCGTCGTGGCGGGCTGTCTGGCGCTGCTGGCCACCGTGGGCCTGCCGGCGGCGATGCTCTGGGTGGTGGCGGGCAACCTCGCGCTCGGCTACCTGTACTCGGGGCCGCCGCTGCCGCTGAAGGGCAGCGCGGGCGGCACGATGGCGGTGCTGTGCCTGTCCGGCATGCTCGCCTACGGCGGCGGGTTCATCGTGGCGACGGCGGGCGCGGACGCCGCCGTGCCGCCCGCGCTCGTCGTCTTCGCCGCCGGGGCCATCTGCTGGATGGTGTTCGTCGGCGTGCCCGCCAAGGACCTCTCCGACATCCAGGGGGACGCCGCGGCGGGCCGCCGCACGCTGGGCGTCCGGGTGGGGGAGCGGCGTTCGCGGCGGGTGATGGTCGTGGCGGCGCTCGCGCTGCTCGTCGCCTTCGCGCTGGCGGTCGCGCTGCTGCGGGTGCCGCTCGTGGGCGTCGCCCTGGCGATGGCCGTGGGGGTGGCCGCGGTGACGGCCGCCGGCCTGCGCCGGCCCGCTCCCGCCCCCGGGGACGGCGCCGTGGAGGGGCGCAGTAGCCGGCGGCGCTCTTACGGGGCGTTCATGGGGGCGCAACACCTGGTTCACCTGACCGCGCTTGTGTGCCATATATGA